The Natronolimnobius baerhuensis DNA segment AGGACACGCTCGTGCTCGTCGGCGGCGTCATCCCCGAGGAGGATCGTCCGGCGCTCGAGTCGGCGGGCGTCGCCCAGATTTTCGGCCCCGGAACGTCGATTGAAGAAACCATTTCGTTCGTCCGGGAGAACGCACCCGAGCGATGAGCGGCGCTAGCGACGCTGCCGGAGCGGGTGGCCACGAGGAGTTACTCGAGGACCTGCTTGCGGGCGAACACCGCGCACTGGCCCGCGTCATATCGAAGATCGAGGATCGCGCGCCGGGCTACCGGGACCTCGTTTCCGACCTCTACGCGCACACGGGCGGGGCGGACGTAATCGGGATCACGGGCAGCCCCGGTGCCGGGAAGTCGACGCTGGTGGACAAACTCGCAGAAACCTATCGCGACCGGGGCGAAACGGTCGGCATCATCGCGATTGACCCCTCTTCACCGTTTACTGGCGGTGCGGTGCTCGGCGACCGGATTCGAATGGCCTCGACTGTGGGCGATATGGACGTCTTCGTGCGGTCGATGAGCGCCCGCGGGACGCTTGGCGGCCTCTCGACTGCCACCGCGGACGCGGTCAAGGCGATGGATGCTTTCGGCAAGGACAAGGTAATCATCGAAACTGTCGGTGCTGGACAGAACGAGATCGATATCGTCCGCACCGCAGACACCGTCGCCGTCCTCGTCCCGCCGGGGTCGGGCGACGACATCCAGACGCTCAAAGCCGGGATCCTCGAGATCGCGGACGTGTTCGTGGTCAACAAGGCCGACCGCGACGGGGCCGACCGAACGGTCCAGGAACTCGAGGAGATGATCCATCTCGGCGAGGGCACGAGCACTGGCGGGACCGGACATCACGGCGTCGACGGAATGGCCGCGGCTGAGACCACGACCGACGCGGCCGACACTGGGAACTGGTCACCGCCAATCGTCGAAACCGTTGCGACGACCGGTGAGGGCATCGAGGCGTTTCTCGAGGAACTCGCGGCCCATCGGGGGTTCCTCGAGTCGACGGGGACCCGCACGGAACTGGCACGCAAGCGCCACGCCGAGGAGATCCGGACGCTTCTCCGGGCGGACGTCAACAGCCTTCTCGAGGCCGAACTCGAGCGCACGGGTGGGATTGATGCCCTCGCGGACGCCGTTCGAACGGGCGAGACCGACCCGTACTCGATTGCCGATGCCGTACTCGAGCCACTCGAGGCGTGTCTGGCGGAGGTCGACCTTAATCTCGAGCGCAGTAGTGAGACTGAGGGCGGGGGCGGGAGCGAGAGAGATATCAGTAATTCAACGCTCGGACGTGACGACCCCTCGCAGTGAGGGAGGACGCTGACTCGCGGACTGTCACGAGGTGACGCCGTTGAAACTCATGTTCAGACACACATCGAATGAAACAGCCAGTCAGTGAGGCCTGCGGACTGTGAAGTTGACCGGAATGTTTTTTCTTCAACTACGGACACGTCATACCATGTCCATCCCTCCCTCGTCCCGCCGGACGGTCCTCGGCACTCTCTCAACGCTCGCACTGGGGGCAATCGCTGGCTGCAATATGCCTTCGAGGAGTGGCGATGAAGAAGGGGCAGCCTACCGTAACTGGCTGTACGACCCCAGCGACTATATCGATGAGGAGATGCGGTCTGAAATGTGGTTCGAATCGCCGACAGAACTGGTGGCCGCCGAGGAATACCTCCACGACCGCGTGCGAGGGGAGTACGTGAATGGGTGGCTGAACAGAGGGCCCGACATGGCCACTGTCGAGTGGGCGATGTTTTATGCCGACCAATTAGTAAACGCGCCGTCTGTTCAGGCGTACGGTGGCTCATTCGATGCGAGCACTGCCAGAGAAACGACGGCAACCCACGGGGGTTCCGTTGACGACGCCGAGTCGCTCGGGTCCGTTAACGGGTATGAACTAGTCGCATACGACGAGGACCGATACGGCCTCTATAAAGACGGTGAAGCGGTCAACGTCGGTTTCGCTTCTGAAGACGTGGTTCGTGATCTCGTAGCCGAGCGAGCGGAGTCGCCGTTGGACCGTGCCGAGGGCGTCGAACAGCTCATTGACTGTATCGGGTTCGGAACAACCGCCTCGTTGAACGTCCAGACTGGGGACGACCTCGAGTTTACCGGGTCCGGTGTTGGGTATACGGTCGATGGCGAAACGACCGCCGTGCGGTTTGCCCACCTGAACGGGGAGATGTCTCTTGACCAACTCCGAGAGCTCGGCGACGACAGTGACGCACTCTCGTCGGTGACCGTCGATGAAGACGGGCCGGTCCGATGGCTGGAGGGGACAGTCGACACCGACCGTACCGCGCTTGATGGCACGATGTTCCACGTAGGCGAGGCTCCGTTCGAGTGAACGCGGGTACGCTGGTACGTATCCAACCCCGGTTACCAGAACGCGGACCACGAGTCGATGCCGCCTCGGCTACACTCCACGCTGGAGGAACGATCTACAGCCTTCGACGATCGACTTTTCGGTACGGCTCACGAGGTGTATACTGACCGCAGTTCTAAGGCCATCGCGGCCATACTAACTCGTATGAACGCCCGAACAGTCCTCGGTGCAGCGCTCGGAAGCGTTGGTGCAGCCGTCGTCGGCAATCGCCTGCTCACAAAGCGGGCGGGCGACCTCGAGAACCCGCTCGAGGGCGTCGAACGAACGTATCGCTGGCGCGGGATGGAGACACGATACACCGTTGCTGGCGATCCGAACGATCCGGATATGCTCTTGCTTCATGGCGTCCACGCGGGAGCGAGCAGCAACGAATTCAGCCCTGTGTTCGAGCGATTGGCCGAAGACTATCACGTGTTCGCCGTCGACCTACCCGGGTTTGGTCGCTCGAATCGCCCGCCGCTTGTCTACTCGCCGACGCTGTATGCGGAGTTCATCCGTGACTTCGCGGGCGACGTCACCGAGTCACCACTCGTCGTCGCCTCCTCACTGACCGGCGCGTTCGCCGTCGACGCTGCAGGCGACGCCGAACTCGAGTCCGAGTTTGCTCACCTCGTCCTGATCTGTCCGACCGGCGACACCGGCGATGAACGCCCGTGGCTGCGCACGCTCGTTCGCACGCCGATTCTCGGCACGACGCTGTTCAATCTGTTCGCGAGCAAACCGTCACTGCGCTATTTCTACGACCGAGATGGCTACTACGAGAGTGACCGCATCGACGCCGAAGAAATCGCCTACGCCTGGGATAGCGCCCACCAACCGGGCGCTCGGTACGCTCCCGCATCCTTTGCCGCCGGCACGCTCGACCCCGAGTTCGACCTCGCGACGGAACTGGCCGCCCTCGAGACGGACACGACGCTCGTCTGGGGACGTGATTCGGAACTCGTTCCGCTTCGAGACGGGCGGGACCTGGCCACGGCTGCGGATCTCGACCTGGTCGTCATCGACTACGCGACGCAGTTGCCACACGCCGAACACCCCGACCGGTTCGTCGAGTATCTGACGGCAGAACTCCTCGAGGCAGGCCCAGCGGGTGCGGACACGAGTTCGGACGAGTAACCGTCTCCTGCGCATAGGCACCGCTTGCGGTCATCGCTCGGAGCCAGCGCGATTCGGTAGTACGATCAGTCAGCGACGGCAACCTCGAGGTCGTCGCGGTCGACGGCCAGTCGGAACGTGGGGACGGTTCGGTACTCGACCTCGACGACGTCTTTCCGGCGGAGACTCTGGAGGCCCGAGCGGACGTCTTCAGCCGACGGATCGACATCGTAGGCCTCGCGGAGGCTGTGGAGCACGGAGACGACGCTCTCCGATTCCTCCTCGGGACCGGCGAGTACGTCGACGATCTGTGCCTGCAGTTCGGGGACGCGAATGCGCGAGGGCGCGCCGTCCGAGTCTGGATCGCTTTCGATTCCCGGTTCGACATCGACGAGATCGTTGGCCTCCGCGGTTGCGCGAATCAGGCTGTTGTCGTCGCGAAAGTAGTAGTCGCCGAGTTCGTTCTCGAGATACTGGTGGACCTCACTGCCGCTTTCGACCCCCCATCGGTCCTGTAGCTCGGAATTTTTCGTCGGCTGTAGCTCCACCACGTCTGCCAGGCGCCCTTTGGCCTCCTCCGAAAGCGTCATCGTCGCATCGTATGTGGATCCGGTACTTTTGCGTTGCGTCCCGCGTGTCGCCGATTAGTCACTCCCGACGAACGGCAACGGAATCGGCTCCGTCGACTCGAGGCTCTCTTCGACCTGCGTGTAGACGAGGATGGCCCCCATCGCTGCGAGGACGGTGCCGAAGATAAACGGTACGTGGAAGCCGTACTCGATCAGTGCGCCGGAGGAGAACGGCCCAATGGCGATGCCAAAGCCAAAGGCCATCGTCAACACGGAGAGTTTCGAG contains these protein-coding regions:
- the meaB gene encoding methylmalonyl Co-A mutase-associated GTPase MeaB, whose translation is MSGASDAAGAGGHEELLEDLLAGEHRALARVISKIEDRAPGYRDLVSDLYAHTGGADVIGITGSPGAGKSTLVDKLAETYRDRGETVGIIAIDPSSPFTGGAVLGDRIRMASTVGDMDVFVRSMSARGTLGGLSTATADAVKAMDAFGKDKVIIETVGAGQNEIDIVRTADTVAVLVPPGSGDDIQTLKAGILEIADVFVVNKADRDGADRTVQELEEMIHLGEGTSTGGTGHHGVDGMAAAETTTDAADTGNWSPPIVETVATTGEGIEAFLEELAAHRGFLESTGTRTELARKRHAEEIRTLLRADVNSLLEAELERTGGIDALADAVRTGETDPYSIADAVLEPLEACLAEVDLNLERSSETEGGGGSERDISNSTLGRDDPSQ
- a CDS encoding alpha/beta fold hydrolase, producing the protein MNARTVLGAALGSVGAAVVGNRLLTKRAGDLENPLEGVERTYRWRGMETRYTVAGDPNDPDMLLLHGVHAGASSNEFSPVFERLAEDYHVFAVDLPGFGRSNRPPLVYSPTLYAEFIRDFAGDVTESPLVVASSLTGAFAVDAAGDAELESEFAHLVLICPTGDTGDERPWLRTLVRTPILGTTLFNLFASKPSLRYFYDRDGYYESDRIDAEEIAYAWDSAHQPGARYAPASFAAGTLDPEFDLATELAALETDTTLVWGRDSELVPLRDGRDLATAADLDLVVIDYATQLPHAEHPDRFVEYLTAELLEAGPAGADTSSDE
- a CDS encoding DUF5797 family protein; amino-acid sequence: MTLSEEAKGRLADVVELQPTKNSELQDRWGVESGSEVHQYLENELGDYYFRDDNSLIRATAEANDLVDVEPGIESDPDSDGAPSRIRVPELQAQIVDVLAGPEEESESVVSVLHSLREAYDVDPSAEDVRSGLQSLRRKDVVEVEYRTVPTFRLAVDRDDLEVAVAD